One window of Dysgonomonas mossii genomic DNA carries:
- a CDS encoding DUF6712 family protein has protein sequence MNEYIQIPLITESLFKQHSPVTANTDITEFVPYICIAQELHIEPVLGEALMTELKTQITENSLTAHNSDLVVRLAPALSFYAVYQALPFHWATIVNKGITIRESENSKAVDIKDLAQLRQWIKNDGDVLKNQLMNFLSKCSAHYPLWRPQDGCCDKVMGEGSGRKSFDSGFYFKGKRKGC, from the coding sequence ATGAACGAATACATACAAATTCCACTTATCACCGAGAGCCTCTTTAAGCAGCACTCTCCCGTGACAGCAAACACCGACATCACCGAGTTTGTACCTTACATCTGCATTGCGCAAGAGCTACATATAGAACCTGTACTGGGCGAAGCATTGATGACCGAGCTCAAGACACAGATAACCGAAAACAGCCTTACGGCGCACAACAGCGACCTTGTGGTGCGCCTTGCCCCCGCCTTGTCGTTCTATGCCGTCTATCAGGCATTGCCTTTCCATTGGGCTACCATCGTCAACAAAGGTATCACCATCCGTGAGAGTGAGAACAGCAAAGCCGTAGATATCAAAGACCTTGCACAACTTCGCCAGTGGATAAAGAACGATGGCGATGTGTTAAAAAATCAACTGATGAACTTTCTCTCCAAGTGTAGTGCCCACTATCCGTTGTGGCGTCCGCAAGATGGGTGCTGCGACAAGGTGATGGGCGAAGGCTCAGGTAGGAAATCGTTCGACAGCGGCTTCTACTTCAAAGGCAAGAGGAAAGGCTGCTGA